From Nerophis lumbriciformis linkage group LG11, RoL_Nlum_v2.1, whole genome shotgun sequence, one genomic window encodes:
- the sec31b gene encoding protein transport protein Sec31A isoform X4 yields MRLKEIQRTAQQAWSPAGHHPICLALGTSAQQLDASFNTTAALEIFEMDFADPSLDMKLKGSLCTSNRMHSLVWVDFGMGAEGTGGRLVGGSENGTLTIYNPEAIVNSGAEAIVGECNKHSGPVRALDFNPFQSNLLASGANDSEIYIWDLNNFSSPMTPGAKAQPAEDVSVVSWNRQVQHILASANPSGKAVVWDLRKNEPIIKISDHSNKMHCSGMMWHPEVATQLVLASEDDRLPVIQMWDLRFATSPLKVLENHTRGILSISWSQADSELLLSSAKDNRILCWNPNTAEVIYELPTTNQWCFDVQWCPRNPALLSAASFDGKITVYSVMGGSLKAQQQNAADKISSSFDTMDPFGTGQVLPPLQVPQPTVQDTIVPPLKKPPKWVRRPVGATFAFGGKLITFENLKPPAVQSPQPVPRQVFVSQVTTETEFLQRSRELQVALQSGSFNNYCQAKIHSAKSEAEQDIWKFLLVNFEDEARVKFLRLLGFSKEELEKKISKCLGKNFQPNGHAVDAEDLAKKMLQLSSERCEEADAVADDRTSGCASPADFFSQNPKANFQIPISCDTNGLISQALLVGNFEGAVDLCLSDGRYAEAILLSISGGEELLKKTQQKYLSKQKNSVSMLISSVVTQNWKDIVQSCELDNWKESLAALLTYAHPEEFARLCDTLGGRLEREGTEKHCLQACLCYICSGNLERLVECWALHRDCSSPLGLEDLVEKVMMLRKSIERLRNSEVGVQSPFLAEKLTCYAGILAAEGSLATAMAYLPENSDQAGITMLRNRLFHAQGEAAGKQQPPNAAKLNAASHAPAQKAQMMNQYQPLPPHHHPQQQPPVPASAVFKPQVPPSSSGPGLPPFSHVLPPSASRPAMSPPYPQHLAQVPGYVHHQQFQPPPMGGPSIFPPPCPSMPAANLSGPPLRPSSSAPGGLPPMPSPGVPPTSFMPSTSLPPGPMPSSSQPGAPVPMYPGALQNQGPMPHMATGPYAPLGSCYPQGGPGAPAAKPFAGSTVAPPPAAAQDGWNDPPAVRGGPRKKKIPDNYTPPAPITAPVMGFPVEAPQPHNHTQVPPGAPQEPSVQLLQQLPAERVEQKEIPAEHIVLKSTFDSLVQRCQLAAGDPQTKRKLDDAAKRLGCLYDKLREHSLSHNILNGLHEIGRCVASHNYQRGLEVHTQVVSSSNFSEISAFMPILKVVMTIANKLGV; encoded by the exons ATGAGGCTGAAGGAGATCCAGAGGACTGCCCAGCAGGCGTGGAGTCCAGCCGGACACCATCCCATCTGCCTGGCGCTAG GCACATCAGCACAGCAGCTTGACGCCTCCTTCAACACCACAGCGGCCCTGGAGATATTTGAGATGGATTTTGCAGACCCCTCCCTGGACATGAAGCTAAAGGGCTCACTGTGCACCTCCAACAG GATGCACAGTCTTGTGTGGGTCGACTTCGGAATGGGAGCAGAAGGCACAGGAGGCAGGCTCGTGGGCGGCAGTGAAAACGGCACCTTAACAATTTATAACCCCGAGGCCATCGTAAACTCTGGGGCAGAGGCCATCGTGGGAGAGTGCAACAAACACTCAGGACCCGTGCGAGCGCTCGATTTCAACCCTTTCCAG AGTAATCTCCTTGCATCCGGAGCGAATGATTCAGAGATTTATATTTGGGATCTGAACAACTTCAGCAGCCCAATGACGCCAGGAGCAAAAGCACAG CCCGCAGAGGATGTCAGCGTGGTGTCTTGGAACCGGCAGGTGCAGCACATCCTGGCCTCGGCCAACCCCAGCGGGAAAGCCGTGGTGTGGGACTTGAGGAAAAACGAGCCCATCATCAAGATCAGCGACCACAGCAACAAG atgcactgttctGGGATGATGTGGCACCCCGAGGTGGCCACTCAGTTGGTGCTGGCCTCGGAGGACGACCGCCTCCCCGTCATCCAGATGTGGGACCTGCGTTTTGCCACGTCGCCTCTCAAAGTGCTTGAGAATCACACGCG GGGAATTCTGTCCATCTCCTGGAGCCAGGCTGACTCCGAGCTCCTGCTCAGTAGTGCTAAGGACAATCGCATCCTCTGCTGGAATCCAAACACTGCAGAG GTTATCTACGAGCTTCCCACAACCAACCAGTGGTGTTTCGACGTCCAATGGTGTCCCAGGAATCCCGCTCTGCTCTCGGCAGCCTCGTTTGATGGCAAAATCACCGTCTACTCTGTAATGGGAGGGAGCTTGAAGGCGCAGCAGCAAAACGCCGCAGATAAG ATCTCTTCATCCTTTGATACTATGGATCCCTTTGGAACAGGCCAGGTGCTTCCTCCCCTGCAGGTTCCTCAGCCTACGGTGCAGGACACCATCGTCCCCCCTCTAAAGAAGCCCCCTAAGTGGGTGCGCAGACCGGTGGGGGCCACCTTTGCT TTTGGCGGTAAGCTGATAACGTTTGAGAATCTCAAGCCACCCGCTGTGCAAAGCCCCCAGCCCGTCCCCAGACAGGTGTTTGTCAGCCAGGTTACCACGGAAACAGAGTTCCTGCAGCGCTCCAGGGAGCTCCAGGTGGCTCTGCAGTCAGGCTCCTTCAACAACTACTGCCAGGCCAAGATCCACAGTGCGAAGTCGGAGGCCGAGCAGGACATATGGAAGTTCCTCCTG GTGAATTTCGAAGATGAAGCTCGCGTTAAATTCCTCAGACTTTTGGGTTTCAGTAAGGAGGAACTGGAAAAAAAG ATTTCCAAATGCTTGGGGAAGAATTTTCAACCCAATGGACACGCCGTGGATGCGGAGGACTTGGCTAAAAAGATGTTGCAGCTGTCCTCTGAG AGATGTGAAGAAGCAGATGCAGTAGCTGATGACAGGACATCAGGCTGTGCTTCACCCGCAGACTTTTTCAGCCAGAACCCAAAAGCAAATTTCCAAATCCCAATTTCCTGTG ACACCAACGGTTTGATAAGCCAAGCGCTGCTTGTCGGCAACTTTGAGGGAGCCGTGGATTTGTGTCTGAGCGACGGCCGCTACGCCGAAGCCATCCTGTTGTCCATCAGCGGCGGAGAGGAGCTGCTCAAGAAGACGCAGCAGAAATACCTGAGCAAGCAAAAGaacagtgtctccatg CTGATATCGTCAGTGGTGACCCAGAACTGGAAAGACATTGTGCAAAGCTGCGAGCTGGACAACTGGAAGGAGTCTCTCGCCGCGCTCCTCACCTACGCTCACCCGGAAGAATTTGCACGTCTGTGCG ATACTCTGGGAGGCCGTTTGGAGCGAGAGGGGACCGAGAAACACTGCCTGCAGGCCTGTCTGTGCTACATCTGCTCTGGAAACCTTGAAAGGCTGGTGGAGTGCTGGGCCTTGCACAGGGACTGCTCCTCTCCTCTCGGTTTAGAG GACCTAGTGGAAAAAGTCATGATGTTGCGCAAGTCCATCGAGCGCCTTCGCAACAGCGAGGTGGGCGTCCAGAGCCCCTTCCTGGCCGAGAAGCTGACTTGCTACGCCGGCATCTTGGCAGCAGAGGGCAGCCTGGCCACGGCCATGGCCTACCTGCCTGAGAACTCTGATCAA GCTGGGATCACCATGCTGCGAAACAGACTGTTCCACGCTCAGGGAGAGGCTGCAGGCAAACAGCAGCCTCCAAACGCAGCCAAGCTCAACGCTGCTTCTCATGCGCCTGCACAGAAAGCACAAATGATG AATCAGTATCAGCCCcttcctcctcatcatcatccgCAGCAGCAGCCTCCCGTGCCGGCATCAGCGGTGTTCAAACCACAAGTTCCTCCAAGCAGCTCCGGGCCGGGCCTTCCACCCTTTTCTCATGTGCTGCCTCCAAGTGCCAGCCGCCCAGCCATGAGCCCCCCATACCCCCAACATCTGGCTCAAGTCCCAG GTTATGTTCATCATCAACAATTCCAGCCTCCGCCCATGGGCGGACCCTCAATTTTCCCTCCTCCTTGCCCCTCTATGCCAGCTGCCAACTTATCAGGACCTCCGTTACGGCCTTCGTCCTCGGCTCCAGGAGGGCTGCCCCCTATGCCCAGCCCGGGGGTTCCTCCAACAAGCTTCATGCCTTCTACCTCCTTGCCACCAGGCCCCATGCCATCCAGCTCCCAACCCGGCGCCCCGGTCCCCATGTACCCCGGGGCTCTTCAAAACCAGGGGCCAATGCCCCACATGGCAACCGGTCCCTACGCCCCTCTTGGATCATGTTACCCACAAGGGGGGCCCGGAGCTCCTGCTGCAAAGCCTTTTGCGGGCTctactgtggctcctcctcctgcgG CAGCCCAAGACGGCTGGAATGACCCCCCAGCGGTACGAGGGGGACCCAGGAAGAAGAAG ATTCCTGACAATTACACCCCACCCGCCCCCATCACCGCCCCTGTCATGGGATTCCCAGTGGAGGCCCCTCAACCACACAACCACACCCAGGTGCCCCCCGGAGCCCCTCAGGAACCCAGCGTGCAG CTCCTTCAGCAGCTGCCAGCAGAGAGGGTGGAGCAAAAGGAGATCCCCGCCGAACACATAGTGCTCAAATCTACTTTCGACAGCCTGGTGCAACGGTGCCAGCTCGCAGCAGGGGACCCG CAAACCAAAAGGAAGCTTGATGACGCTGCCAAGCGTTTGGGATGCCTGTACGACAAGCTGAGGGAGCACTCG CTCTCCCACAACATCCTGAACGGCCTACACGAGATCGGCCGCTGCGTGGCGAGCCACAACTACCAGCGCGGCCTGGAGGTGCACACCCAGGTGGTGAGCAGCAGCAACTTCAGCGAGATCTCCGCCTTCATGCCCATCCTCAAAGTCGTCATGACCATCGCCAACAAGCTGGGCGTATAA